The following are from one region of the Halodesulfurarchaeum sp. HSR-GB genome:
- a CDS encoding glycosyltransferase, translating into MTPTLSVVIPVYNDPEGIRDTLQSLVNQDASADQFEILVVDNDSTDGTPAVIEEFESQYPDLVTGLEETEIQSSYAARNTGIEHASGELIGFLDADVTVDETWVEDVIERFEETDVDYLGCNVEMYIPEGEDTFWARYDKAMGLPVEHYLKEKNFAPTAALVSRSVIFESVGAFDTGLISGGDKEFGQRVFEADYNLFFEREVIANHPTRTTFQDHKKKSIRVGRGQFQLWKNHDVGSHPFSPLRIMPPNPQRLVKRGNENFKIRYYPIAYFLKLIQFLGGLKEYTI; encoded by the coding sequence ATGACACCAACTCTCTCAGTTGTCATCCCAGTTTACAACGACCCTGAAGGCATTCGTGACACACTGCAGTCCTTAGTAAATCAAGACGCATCTGCAGACCAATTCGAAATCCTCGTCGTCGACAACGACTCCACCGACGGGACGCCAGCCGTCATCGAAGAGTTCGAATCACAGTATCCCGACCTCGTCACCGGCCTTGAGGAGACGGAGATCCAGAGTTCCTACGCCGCCCGGAACACCGGCATCGAACACGCCTCTGGCGAGCTGATCGGCTTCCTCGACGCCGACGTGACAGTGGATGAAACGTGGGTCGAAGACGTGATTGAGCGATTTGAGGAGACAGACGTCGATTACCTGGGGTGTAACGTGGAGATGTACATTCCGGAGGGCGAAGATACATTCTGGGCGCGGTACGACAAAGCAATGGGACTACCTGTGGAGCATTATTTGAAGGAGAAAAATTTTGCTCCTACTGCTGCATTGGTAAGTCGATCCGTGATATTCGAGAGCGTAGGGGCGTTCGACACAGGCTTGATTTCTGGAGGAGACAAAGAGTTCGGACAACGGGTGTTCGAGGCAGATTATAACCTATTTTTTGAGAGAGAGGTTATAGCAAACCATCCCACAAGGACGACATTTCAGGACCATAAAAAGAAGTCTATAAGAGTTGGAAGAGGGCAATTCCAATTGTGGAAAAACCATGATGTCGGCAGTCATCCCTTTTCGCCATTAAGGATAATGCCTCCAAATCCTCAACGACTGGTTAAACGAGGTAATGAGAATTTCAAAATCAGATACTACCCTATAGCCTATTTCTTAAAACTTATTCAATTCCTAGGGGGCCTGAAAGAGTATACAATTTGA
- a CDS encoding glycosyltransferase: protein MNIVYYLGTFPKLSKSFILNEIYELKQRGHNVGVCALWDPNEDIRHEELHEINIPIQYVGDIQYNDIAELFSRSVVYSLTPKNVFYPASPQQHAANLVRAKRCIDFIKSLSWKPDHIHSHFATLPKFGGKYVASYYDIPFTLTTHAFDIYKQPVGAYTRRLIKSTDRVITISEYNKKYIQDQITPSIPIDIVRAGIRPEKFTPTDTLASDRILTIARFVEKKGLEYAIDAVGIVADELPEIDYHLIGSGQLELKLKEKVVELGIEENVTFLDNVSDKRLISELDEASCFLLPSVIAESGDRDGIPVALMEAMAMETPPVSTTVSGIPELIDDGKNGLLVEPRNERAIAEALLKIFQNEPDRQVLSEHARQRIVENFNMKNEAAKLIKAFKNTQIT from the coding sequence ATGAATATCGTTTATTATCTAGGTACTTTTCCGAAATTATCAAAGAGTTTTATTCTCAACGAAATTTACGAGCTCAAACAGAGAGGACATAATGTGGGGGTTTGCGCTTTATGGGATCCAAATGAAGATATTCGACATGAGGAACTTCACGAAATCAATATTCCGATTCAATATGTAGGAGACATTCAGTACAACGATATTGCTGAATTATTTTCTCGAAGTGTTGTATATTCACTCACTCCAAAAAATGTTTTTTACCCAGCATCACCACAACAACACGCTGCGAACTTAGTAAGAGCAAAACGGTGTATCGACTTCATCAAATCTCTTTCTTGGAAGCCTGATCACATCCACTCTCACTTTGCAACCTTACCTAAGTTTGGAGGAAAGTACGTGGCAAGCTATTATGATATTCCATTCACATTAACAACTCACGCATTTGATATTTATAAACAGCCAGTTGGTGCATATACCCGCAGGTTAATTAAAAGTACAGATCGTGTAATTACAATCTCGGAGTACAATAAGAAGTATATCCAAGATCAGATCACTCCAAGTATTCCAATAGATATTGTTAGAGCAGGTATTAGGCCAGAAAAGTTCACACCAACAGACACCCTCGCTTCAGATAGAATTTTGACGATAGCTCGTTTTGTAGAGAAAAAGGGGCTGGAGTATGCAATTGATGCTGTTGGTATTGTAGCTGATGAACTTCCGGAAATTGATTATCATCTTATTGGTTCTGGACAGTTAGAGTTAAAACTTAAGGAAAAGGTGGTTGAGTTAGGAATTGAAGAAAATGTAACTTTTCTCGATAATGTAAGCGACAAACGATTAATTTCTGAACTTGATGAGGCATCCTGCTTTTTACTGCCAAGTGTAATAGCGGAATCGGGTGATAGAGATGGAATTCCTGTGGCTTTAATGGAGGCAATGGCGATGGAAACCCCGCCAGTATCGACGACAGTTTCAGGCATTCCTGAATTGATAGATGATGGTAAAAATGGGTTACTGGTTGAACCGAGAAACGAACGGGCGATTGCCGAAGCATTGCTTAAAATTTTCCAAAATGAGCCTGATCGACAGGTACTTTCTGAACATGCCCGTCAGAGAATAGTTGAGAATTTCAACATGAAAAATGAGGCAGCTAAACTTATAAAGGCTTTCAAAAACACCCAAATAACATGA